In the Methanobacteriaceae archaeon genome, one interval contains:
- a CDS encoding alpha-1,2-fucosyltransferase, translated as MPGDLYMITVNLKAGLGNQLFQYAFGRSLSHDLNTDLLFDLSHYDSEYSKSIIHDCYNLHYFKINDDLKFSNDIKSIANLNFYDEISFSKITDFPSLKNFNKLQIPAHFDGYWQSEKYFMHNEKIIRKDLQFKNPLNGKDKVIAKDIKDHNAVAMHIRRGDYLDYTKFGTCSTDYYKKAVSFIEKRVENPKFFIFSDDHQWVKKNIHISHPTYQVTHNDIEKGHKDLHLMSLCKHFIIANSSFSWWGAWLSENEDKIVTTPQPWFICRHPNLRYIDKGKNYFPIPNDHSKVFNDSKIILFNLNPSKYSLNIPSVHNTDLSVDKNILNIKTSGNDSKIYLKEIQKLNEDNDVIIKISMKAKSSGVLEVYYTTKQSVNHTGYNKFYSYYYENDDLDIYVYLSKEFLLTNLMLVPSSIGGTNIDIRSLEIREINNSKKFYSNTYKNVSNKISNFRNIFLRLN; from the coding sequence ATTCCTGGAGATTTATACATGATAACTGTTAATTTAAAAGCAGGCCTTGGAAATCAGTTGTTCCAATACGCTTTTGGTCGTTCATTATCCCATGACTTAAATACAGATCTTTTATTTGATTTATCACATTATGATAGTGAGTATTCTAAATCTATAATACATGACTGCTATAATTTACATTATTTCAAAATAAATGATGACTTGAAATTCTCTAATGATATAAAATCAATTGCAAATCTTAATTTTTATGATGAAATTTCCTTTAGCAAAATAACCGACTTTCCTTCTCTAAAAAATTTCAATAAACTACAAATTCCGGCACACTTTGATGGTTACTGGCAATCTGAAAAATATTTTATGCATAATGAAAAAATAATTAGAAAAGATTTACAATTTAAAAATCCTCTTAATGGCAAAGATAAGGTCATTGCCAAAGATATAAAAGACCATAATGCCGTGGCAATGCATATCCGTAGAGGAGATTATCTGGATTATACCAAGTTTGGAACGTGTAGTACTGATTACTACAAAAAAGCGGTTTCTTTCATAGAAAAGCGCGTAGAAAACCCTAAATTTTTTATTTTTTCTGATGATCATCAATGGGTTAAGAAAAATATCCATATTTCACACCCTACTTATCAAGTCACCCACAACGATATCGAAAAAGGACACAAAGACCTTCATTTAATGTCACTATGTAAACATTTTATAATAGCCAATAGTTCTTTTAGCTGGTGGGGGGCCTGGTTATCAGAAAATGAGGATAAAATAGTTACTACACCACAGCCATGGTTTATTTGTCGCCATCCCAATCTTAGATACATTGACAAAGGAAAAAATTACTTTCCAATTCCTAATGACCATAGTAAAGTCTTTAATGACTCTAAAATAATTTTATTCAATTTAAATCCTTCTAAATATTCTTTGAATATTCCTTCAGTTCACAATACAGACTTAAGTGTTGATAAAAATATTTTAAATATTAAAACATCAGGGAATGATTCTAAAATATATTTAAAAGAAATTCAAAAATTAAATGAAGATAATGATGTTATAATTAAAATATCCATGAAAGCCAAATCTTCTGGTGTTTTGGAAGTGTATTACACCACCAAACAATCAGTTAACCATACTGGATATAATAAATTTTATTCATATTATTATGAAAACGATGATCTGGATATTTACGTTTATTTATCAAAAGAATTTTTATTAACAAACTTAATGCTAGTGCCCTCTTCAATTGGTGGAACTAACATAGATATAAGATCATTAGAAATTCGCGAAATTAATAATTCTAAAAAATTTTACTCAAACACCTATAAAAATGTCTCTAACAAAATCTCTAATTTTAGAAATATTTTTCTCAGGTTAAATTAA
- a CDS encoding 4a-hydroxytetrahydrobiopterin dehydratase yields MTKLKLLNPEKIKERASKLENWQVIDNHHLLGTFYFNDLAGSMHLAVKVGRLAEKMQHDPEMSIGAGKVELSIFTHDVSGLTDLDFEFAQRVEDLLKE; encoded by the coding sequence ATGACCAAATTAAAGCTTCTAAACCCTGAAAAAATAAAAGAAAGGGCATCTAAATTGGAAAACTGGCAAGTAATTGATAATCATCATTTATTGGGGACTTTTTATTTTAATGACCTGGCCGGGTCCATGCATCTAGCGGTTAAAGTGGGTCGTCTGGCTGAAAAAATGCAACATGACCCAGAAATGAGTATTGGTGCTGGAAAAGTAGAATTAAGTATTTTCACTCATGATGTTAGTGGTTTAACAGATTTGGACTTTGAATTTGCCCAAAGAGTAGAAGATCTACTTAAAGAATAA
- a CDS encoding epoxyqueuosine reductase, with protein sequence MASHLKKEILKECHQQGIYLVGFSQVGRWENPPEELPNKFKDWIPPQFWPQNIYPETKTVIVMGIPLQLPIVETAPSIYYHELYKTVNSLLDSKAYELSEYLNQKGFASIYLPRDGYGDIDVLLKKPMAFFSHRHAAYLAGMGSFGQNNTILTPEYGPRVRFTSIFTSAEIESDEIPGDDLCTQCQLCIEDCPVTAIPPISKHNNDIIPLIDKISCAKRSKSLREKYTSPCGICIKVCPVGKDRKLFSRENMEIYASKKGFENYKKAWKHVRSYGSKD encoded by the coding sequence ATGGCCAGTCACTTAAAAAAAGAAATTTTAAAAGAATGCCACCAACAAGGTATATATTTGGTAGGGTTTAGTCAAGTAGGGCGGTGGGAAAATCCTCCAGAAGAGCTTCCTAACAAATTTAAAGATTGGATTCCCCCCCAATTCTGGCCACAAAATATCTACCCCGAAACAAAAACCGTGATTGTTATGGGAATTCCATTACAACTGCCCATAGTGGAAACCGCCCCTTCCATTTACTACCACGAATTATATAAAACCGTTAATTCACTTTTAGATTCTAAGGCCTATGAATTATCAGAATATTTAAATCAAAAAGGATTTGCCTCCATCTATCTTCCCAGGGATGGTTATGGGGACATAGATGTACTTCTTAAAAAACCAATGGCCTTCTTTTCCCACCGCCATGCTGCTTACCTAGCAGGAATGGGATCTTTTGGTCAAAACAACACGATTTTAACACCAGAATACGGTCCCAGAGTAAGATTTACTTCTATTTTCACCTCGGCAGAAATAGAATCAGATGAAATACCTGGTGACGACCTATGTACTCAGTGCCAGCTTTGCATTGAAGATTGCCCGGTAACCGCCATACCACCAATATCAAAGCATAATAATGATATTATTCCCCTAATAGACAAAATAAGCTGTGCTAAGAGAAGCAAAAGTTTAAGAGAAAAATATACAAGTCCTTGTGGAATCTGTATAAAAGTATGTCCCGTAGGTAAAGATAGGAAATTGTTTTCCCGAGAAAATATGGAAATATACGCTTCTAAAAAAGGATTTGAAAACTATAAAAAGGCCTGGAAACATGTCAGATCCTATGGAAGTAAAGACTAA